One genomic window of Solanum stenotomum isolate F172 chromosome 9, ASM1918654v1, whole genome shotgun sequence includes the following:
- the LOC125875767 gene encoding uncharacterized protein LOC125875767 encodes MEEQSFFTNFLVNLRSSCKYYTGYPKNLGPSKVIHFTSEREFVQLLHQGYPVVVAFTIKSNYSKHLDKVFEESAAEFYPHVKFLRVECPKYPGFCITRQKKEYPFVEMFHSPEQAAAQGRVADPNITKYSVKVLPFNYDLSAYGFREFFKRHGVRSSDSN; translated from the exons ATGGAGGAACAATCATTCTTTACCAACTTCCTTGTCAACCTTCGTTCCTCTTGCAA GTATTACACAGGCTATCCTAAGAATCTTGGGCCATCGAAAGTTATTCACTTTACCTCGGAAAGGGAATTTGTCCAACTTCTTCATCAAGGCTACCCGGTAGTCGTTGCATTTACGATCAA GAGTAACTACAGCAAACATCTTGACAAAGTTTTTGAGGAGTCTGCAGCCGAGTTTTATCCACATGTAAAATTTTTACGT GTTGAATGCCCAAAGTACCCGGGATTTTGCATAACAAGACAAAAGAAGGAATATCCATTTGTAGAGATGTTTCATAGTCCAGAACAG GCAGCTGCTCAGGGCAGGGTTGCTGATCCTAATATTACCAAATACTCTGTCAAAGTTTTACCT TTCAACTATGATCTAAGTGCTTATGGATTTCGTGAGTTCTTCAAACGACATGGAGTCCGATCATCAGATTCAAATTAG
- the LOC125875756 gene encoding subtilisin-like protease SBT2.6 yields MGEMWFSVVIVLLFSILNVGKAEIYIVTVEGEPVISYKGGIDGFEATAAESDEKIDTTSESVTSYAQHLEKKHDMLLALLFDRGTYKKIYSYRHLINGFAAHISHEQAEILRRAPGVKSVERDWKVKRLTTHTPQFLGLPTGVWPTGGGFDRAGEDIVIGFIDSGIYPHHPSFASHSTEPYGPLPKYRGKCEIDPNTKKDYCNGKIIGAQHFAEAAKAAGSFNPAVDFDSPLDGDGHGSHTAAIAAGNNGIPVRMHGFEFGRASGMAPRARIAVYKALYRLFGGFVADVVAAIEQAVHDGVDILNLSVGPNSPPATTKTTFLNPFDATLLSAVKAGVFIAQAAGNGGPFPKTLLSYSPWIATVAAAVDDRRYKNHLTLGNGKVLAGLGLSPSTHPNRTFTMVAANDVLLDSSVTKYSPADCQRPEVLNKNLVEGNILLCGYSFNFVVGTASIKKVAETAKALGAAGFVLAVENASPGTKFDPVPVRIPGILITDVSMSMELVNYYNITTSRDWTGRVKSFKSTGSIGNGLRPILHKSAPQVAVFSARGPNIKDYSFQDADLLKPDILAPGSLIWAAWAPNGTDEANYCGEGFALISGTSMAASHIAGIAALIKQHHPHWSPAAIKSALMTTSSTIDRAERPLQAQQYSGSETLMLVPATPFDYGSGHVNPRAALDPGLIFDAGYQDYLGFLCTVPGIDAQEIKKFTHSPCNYTLGHPSNFNSPSIAVSHLVGTQIITRIVTNVAEEETYVVTARMAPEIAIETNPPAMTLRHGASRKFTVTLTVRSVTGAYSFGEVLLKGSRGHKVRIPVAAMGYDQ; encoded by the exons ATGGGAGAGATGTGGTTTAGTGTTGTTATTGTCTTGTTATTCAGTATCTTGAATGTTGGGAAGGCTGAAATCTACATAGTGACAGTTGAAGGAGAGCCTGTCATAAGCTATAAAGGTGGCATTGATGGTTTTGAAGCCACTGCTGCAGAGTCTGATGAAAAAATTGATACCACTAG TGAATCGGTTACATCCTATGCccaacatttggaaaagaagcATGATATGCTTCTAGCTTTGCTATTTGACCGTGGGACCTACAAGAAAATCTACAGCTACCGTCATCTAATTAATGGCTTCGCAGCTCATATTTCACATGAGCAG GCAGAAATCCTCAGACGAGCTCCTGGTGTGAAGTCTGTGGAGAGAGATTGGAAGGTGAAGAGACTTACAACTCACACGCCACAGTTTTTGGGGCTTCCTACAGGAGTTTGGCCGACAGGTGGTGGATTTGACCGGGCAGGCGAGGATATCGTAATAGGTTTCATCGACTCTGGCATCTATCCACACCATCCAAGCTTTGCAAGCCACAGCACTGAGCCCTATGGACCACTTCCAAAATATAGAGGAAAATGTGAAATTGATCCTAACACCAAGAAAGACTATTGCAATGGGAAGATTATAGGTGCTCAACATTTTGCGGAAGCTGCAAAAGCAGCTGGTTCATTTAATCCTGCAGTTGATTTTGATTCTCCTCTAGACGGTGACGGACACGGAAG CCACACAGCAGCTATTGCTGCTGGAAACAATGGGATTCCTGTCAGAATGCATGGATTTGAGTTTGGAAGAGCAAGTGGTATGGCACCTCGTGCGAG AATTGCTGTATACAAGGCACTATATAGGCTATTTGGAGGGTTTGTTGCAGATGTAGTTGCTGCTATTGAACAG GCTGTTCATGATGGTGTGGACATTCTTAATCTCTCTGTGGGGCCAAACAGTCCACCAGCAACTACAAAGACAACATTTTTGAACCCTTTTGATGCTACACTTCTTTCAGCTGTGAAAGCCGGTGTATTTATTGCACAGGCTGCTGGAAACGGAGGTCCTTTCCCCAAAACATTGTTGtcttatagtccatggatagcAACAGTGGCTGCTGCAGTTGATGATCGTAGATACAAAAATCATTTGACATTAGGAAATGGGAAAGTCTTAGCTGGACTTGGTCTATCAC CTTCCACACATCCGAACCGGACATTCACTATGGTAGCAGCAAATGATGTTCTTTTGGATTCGTCGGTTACTAAGTACAGTCCTGCTGATTGTCAAAGGCCAGAAGTTTTAAACAAGAATTTGGTGGAGGGAAACATCCTTCTTTGTGGCTATTCTTTCAATTTCGTAGTTGGCACAGCATCGATTAAAAAAGTCGCGGAAACAGCAAAAGCTCTTGGTGCTGCTGGCTTCGTTCTTGCTGTAGAAAATGCTTCACCAGGAACAAAATTTGACCCGGTTCCTGTTAGAATTCCTGGGATTCTTATAACAGATGTTTCCATGTCAATG GAGCTTGTAAACTACTACAACATCACCACTTCAAGAGATTGGACTGGACGTGTTAAGAGCTTTAAATCAACAGGAAGCATTGGGAATGGGTTGAGGCCAATACTCCACAAATCTGCACCTCAAGTAGCTGTCTTCTCTGCTAGAGGACCTAATATCAAAGATTACAGCTTTCAAGATGCTGATCTCCTGAAACCCGATATACTGGCTCCTGGTTCTCTTATTTGGGCTGCCTGGGCTCCCAATGGGACAGATGAAGCCAACTATTGCG GTGAAGGATTTGCATTGATCTCTGGAACTAGCATGGCAGCATCCCATATAGCAGGAATAGCAGCCCTTATCAAGCAGCATCACCCTCATTGGAGCCCTGCTGCTATTAAATCAGCATTGATGACAACTTCATCAACCATTGATAGGGCGGAGAGACCGCTTCAAGCACAACAGTATTCTGGATCTGAGACCTTGATGCTTGTTCCAGCTACTCCATTTGACTATGGAAGTGGACATGTTAATCCTAGAGCAGCTCTGGATCCCGGACTCATTTTTGATGCAG GTTATCAAGATTATTTGGGGTTCTTGTGCACTGTGCCTGGAATTGATGCTCAGGAAATAAAGAAGTTCACGCATTCCCCATGCAACTACACCCTTGGTCACCCATCAAATTTCAACTCACCCTCAATTGCAGTTTCACACCTTGTGGGAACACAAATAATCACACGTATAGTGACAAATGTTGCTGAGGAAGAAACATATGTTGTAACAGCAAGAATGGCTCCAGAAATTGCCATTGAAACTAATCCTCCTGCAATGACTTTAAGGCACGGTGCATCAAGGAAATTCACGGTAACTCTCACTGTCCGATCAGTAACAGGAGCCTATAGTTTTGGAGAGGTTTTACTGAAAGGTAGCAGAGGTCACAAAGTCAGGATCCCTGTTGCAGCTATGGGTTATGATCAATAG